In Molothrus aeneus isolate 106 chromosome 3, BPBGC_Maene_1.0, whole genome shotgun sequence, a single genomic region encodes these proteins:
- the ACYP2 gene encoding acylphosphatase-2 — MSAPAKVSGALKSVDYEVFGRVQGVCFRMYTEQEAKKLGVVGWVKNTSQGTVTGQVQGPEERVNEMKSWLSKVGSPSSRIDKTNFSNEKEISKLDFSDFNTRY; from the exons ATGTCCGCCCCGGCCAAAGTCTCCGGCGCACTCAAATCCGTGGATTACGAAGTGTTCGGGCGGGTGCAAG gtgTTTGTTTCAGGATG TACACAGAACAGGAAGCCAAGAAATTAGGAGTGGTTGGCTGGGTTAAAAATACCAGCCAAGGAACTGTGACAGGCCAAGTTCAGGGCCCAGAAGAGAGAGTGAATGAAAT gaaatcctGGCTGAGCAAAGTTGGAAGCCCAAGTTCCCGCATCgataaaacaaatttttccaacGAGAAGGAGATCTCCAAGCTTGACTTCTCGGATTTCAACACTAGATACTAA